A single genomic interval of Lathyrus oleraceus cultivar Zhongwan6 chromosome 7, CAAS_Psat_ZW6_1.0, whole genome shotgun sequence harbors:
- the LOC127108091 gene encoding protein ASYMMETRIC LEAVES 2, which translates to MASSNSPCAACKFLRRKCTQECDFAPYFLPENPQRFANVHRVFGASNVAKLLKELNVADREDAVRSLAYEAESRLKDPIYGCVGLISALQQRLREVQTELAVAKKELSSYNSNPQVMPFLFGNPGAGLQQHQQWNNSQFAGVANANYSYNFPHEMLGGAGMVTRDVQQEQELLEAQQIVASQQDYLLRFGGLHVGGSGGGTAVVSGHADMAHSLGIGSFENGGSGGGSSSGCGYYQIQQQQQGEPQQQHQDYNPHVGVAAAVNQTETPGLLSPQNQENGGEDGRSAGSTHRSS; encoded by the coding sequence ATGGCGTCATCGAATTCACCCTGTGCAGCGTGCAAGTTTCTCCGCCGAAAGTGCACACAAGAATGCGACTTCGCCCCCTATTTTCTCCCCGAAAATCCACAGCGATTCGCGAATGTGCACCGTGTCTTCGGCGCAAGCAATGTGGCTAAGCTCTTAAAAGAGCTTAACGTGGCTGACCGCGAAGACGCGGTGAGATCTTTAGCTTACGAGGCAGAGTCTCGTTTGAAAGATCCTATCTATGGCTGCGTTGGTTTGATCTCGGCTCTCCAACAGCGTCTTCGGGAGGTTCAAACTGAACTGGCTGTTGCAAAAAAGGAACTGTCCAGTTACAATTCTAATCCTCAAGTTATGCCGTTCTTGTTTGGGAATCCTGGTGCGGGGTTACAGCAGCATCAACAGTGGAATAACTCACAATTTGCAGGTGTTGCTAATGCGAACTACTCGTATAATTTTCCGCATGAGATGCTTGGAGGAGCGGGGATGGTTACTCGCGATGTTCAGCAAGAACAAGAGCTTCTTGAAGCTCAGCAGATAGTTGCCTCTCAGCAAGATTATTTGCTTAGATTTGGCGGCCTTCATGTAGGTGGTAGTGGTGGTGGTACTGCTGTTGTTTCTGGTCATGCTGATATGGCTCATTCGCTGGGTATAGGAAGCTTTGAAAATGGAGGTAGCGGCGGAGGAAGTAGCAGCGGCTGTGGTTATTATCAgattcagcaacaacaacaggGAGAGCCACAACAGCAACACCAGGATTATAATCCTCATGTTGGTGTTGCTGCTGCGGTGAACCAAACTGAGACGCCGGGTCTGTTATCTCCTCAGAATCAGGAGAATGGTGGTGAGGATGGTAGGAGTGCTGGTAGCACTCATCGTTCTAGTTGA
- the LOC127103346 gene encoding uncharacterized protein LOC127103346, translated as MPVYAKFMKELLNGKHGFKDDENVDLAEECSAIIQCKLPPKLTDPCRFTIPCSIGSLNIGQALCDSGESINLMSPSMMKKLNYEELKPMKMNLTLADRSVTYPYGVLEDVLLRVDDLFFPVDFVILDMPEDAETSLLLGRHLLTIGRVLIDVKR; from the coding sequence ATGCCCGtctatgccaaattcatgaaagagCTTCTAAATGGTAAACACGGATTTaaagatgatgaaaatgttgatttaGCTGAAGAATGTAGTGCAATCATCCAATGCAAGCTACCACCCAAACTAACAGATCCATGTAGATTTACTATTCCTTGCTCTATAGGTTCATTAAACATTGGTCAGGCACTATGTGATTCAGGGGAGAGCATCAATTTGATGTCACCGTCTATGATGAAGAAATTAAATTATGAAGAGCTAAAACCTATgaaaatgaatttgactctagCCGACAGATCAGTCACATACCCGTATGGAGTACTAGAGGATGTGTTGCTAAGGGTTGATGATTTATTTTTCCCCGTTGATTTTGTCATCTTGGATATGCCGGAAGATGCCGAAACATCATTATTGTTAGGGAGACACCTCCTTACCATAGGAAGAGTTTTGATTGATGTAAAAAGATGA
- the LOC127108093 gene encoding ubiquitin-conjugating enzyme E2 28 — translation MASKRIVKELKDLQRDPPTSCSAGPVGEDMFHWQATIIGPNDSPYAGGVFLVTIHFPPDYPFKPPKVAFRTKVFHPNINSNGNICLDILKEQWSPALTISKVLLSICSLLTDPNPDDPLVPEVAHMCKTDRVKYESTARSWTQKFAMG, via the exons ATGGCTTCCAAGAGAATAGTAAAAGAACTCAAGGACTTGCAGAGAGATCCACCAACTTCATGCAGTGCAG GCCCTGTCGGCGAGGACATGTTTCATTGGCAAGCAACCATCATTGGTCCAAATGATAGTCCTTATGCTGGTGGTGTTTTCCTTGTTACCATTCATTTTCCTCCTGATTATCCCTTCAAACCTCCCAAG GTCGCATTCAGGACCAAAGTATTCCATCCCAACATTAACAGCAACGGAAATATTTGCCTCGACATACTCAAAGAACAATGGAGTCCTGCTCTCACAATATCCAAG GTGCTGCTCTCTATATGTTCTCTGCTAACAGATCCGAATCCCGATGACCCTCTTGTGCCGGAAGTTGCTCATATGTGCAAAACCGACAGAGTCAAGTATGAGTCCACTGCTAGAAGCTGGACTCAGAAGTTTGCCATGGGATAA
- the LOC127108092 gene encoding rac-like GTP-binding protein RAC1: MSGSRFIKCVTVGDGAVGKTCLLISYTSNTFPTDYVPTVFDNFSANVVVDGSTINLGLWDTAGQEDYNRLRPLSYRGADVFLLAFSLISRASYENIAKKWIPELRHYAPGVPIILVGTKLDLRDDNQFFQDHPGAAPITTAQGEELRKLIGAPVYIECSSKTQKNVKAVFDAAIKVVLQPPKQKKPKRKGHKACSIL; the protein is encoded by the exons ATGAGCGGTTCCAGATTCATAAAGTGTGTCACAGTAGGCGATGGAGCCGTTGGCAAGACTTGTTTGCTTATCTCCTATACCAGCAACACTTTCCCAACG GACTATGTGCCCACTGTCTTTGACAATTTCAGTGCAAATGTAGTTGTGGATGGGAGCACTATAAATTTGGGGTTGTGGGATACAGCTG GCCAAGAAGATTACAATAGATTAAGACCCTTAAGCTATCGTGGAGCCGATGTTTTCTTGCTTGCCTTTTCTCTCATAAGTAGAGCTAGTTATGAGAATATTGCCAAGAAA TGGATTCCTGAGTTAAGGCATTATGCTCCCGGTGTTCCAATTATTCTCGTTGGAACAAAACTTG ATCTTCGAGATGATAACCAGTTCTTTCAAGACCATCCTGGTGCTGCACCAATCACCACAGCACAG GGTGAGGAACTCAGAAAACTTATTGGTGCTCCAGTTTACATAGAATGTAGTTCCAAAACACAAAAG AATGTGAAGGCTGTTTTCGATGCGGCCATCAAAGTAGTTCTACAGCCGCCAAAACAAAAGAAACCTAAGAGAAAGGGGCATAAAGCCTGTTCTATTTTGTGA